One Arachis hypogaea cultivar Tifrunner chromosome 2, arahy.Tifrunner.gnm2.J5K5, whole genome shotgun sequence genomic window, GATGCCGGGGATCAAAGATTATTGTCTGCACGCCTTTCCTTGGATCGATTGCGTGTCCACGATGTGAGTCATTTAGTTATTTCTCTTAGTTGCACTGGTTTATGTTAAGTGTCATGGTCTGACGAAACCCTGACTGTATCGATACAGTTTGTGTGGGAGCCTTATTCTTCTGCCGAGGTTGCTACTGTTATTCATTCGGAGATACTAGCTGACGAGCACCGTAGGCTATGGACGGCCATCACTAGCCTGATATATTTTGCTGCGATTGAGTGGCATCAGGTCGACAGGGTTCTATCGCAGTTTGGCGGTGTTCAGCATCTCCCTCAGCCAGCTCTGAACATAGATTGGCTACATGCGAAGGATGGCAGGGGTGGGGACCGGTGGTTCCCCACATATTATCGGGAGTGGCATCAGCATTGGGAGAACCGGCTTCATTCAGTCATCTGGGTCGAGTCCTTGATCCCGGTCCATCATCAGACTACCTAGATTGGTGGTGCCGTGTGGTGCACAGATTCTTATCCCCAGATGTTGCATTTTAGGATCCGAGGCCAATTGTGTTAACAGAGGAGGCTCGTTACAGAGGGTCGTCGCAGGCACCTCCTAGGGTGCACGTTTACGACAGACCAGATAACAGGCGAGTAGATCGGCGTCGGCGTATAGGCACCCGTACCACGGATCGAGAGTGGCGAGAGCTGGCTGACCGTTTAGAGGAGGACATCCCTAGAGCTGATCATGGAGATGCGGTGGATTATCGTGTTCCTCGACGTAGAGGCAGACGACAGGCAGGGCGGGACGGCCATGGAGGGGCTCGAGGTAGAGGACCATCCGTTGAGGATGAGGGCACTCAGCACGGTGTTGGTAAGGATGAGTCGGTTCAGCCTCAGCTATGGATCAGCCGACCTATGATGTGGGCAGTAGCTCTAAGCTCTTTGGGAATGTCGCCCCACATGAGTTTGCTCAGTTTACCACCCGGCTGTTGGGATGGACATCGATGATCCTGTTACTGAGTCAGAGTTCTATAGGGATATAGCAGACATGTCAGGGATGATGATGGGACCCATTATAGGTCACATATGCCTGACGATCAGTCCAGTTTGCTGTTCACCAGCCACGGACTGACGATGTTCTTCCTCAGTTGGCCGTTGACCTCAACGAGCCTGCAGCATCTCCGGCTGACCCATGGTTCGCCTTAGGAGGGACCCCAGCCTCAACATTCAGCGCCGTTTTCGCACAGCCATCAGCACCAGCGGCAGATGAGAGACCTAGGAGGGTGAGGCGTCCTCCATTGTGTGGCACCGGAGGTCACCTGCTCGGTCAGTTCGACGATGATGACAGTGACACCATTGAGGATTCTGATTAGTTATGTCATATTTTCACGTCCGGTAGGAACTATGTTAGTTTATGTACTTGGCATGCTTTTTAGGCTTATATCTTTGAGACTTCTGTAAAACGTTATCTGCCATGTATTTGATAGTTAAAATGATTTGAGACTTATGTAAAATGTTATCTGCTATGTATTTGATAGTTAAACCGGTTTGAGATTCTATGATAACCTTTCATTCTGTCACAATTATCATGCACAATCTGAATGATACCACATTGATGCAATCAAACATCTAAAATAAACGGAATTCTATTATAAGAAATTAATGCAGAAAATAAACATGGTCACATTCATAGACTTATCCAACCATACATTACTCAACTTAACAGttcataaaacaactaaaacaacAAGGACGACGTAATAAACGGCATGAGATCTAGGCATTCCCCCAGCAGTATGTCTTCGCTGGTCACAGTTCTTCCGCGTATGCCCCGGCTGACGGCATAGTCCACAGCGCTTCGGCTGGTTCTCCAGAGACTGATCCATACTACCACGGATCCTGGTTGCCCTTGGACGACCTTCCTTTGTACGCCTCATATTAGGGTCAAGAATGATAGTTGGCCCATCATATGGAGGCCATAGGCCTTCTGGGATAGGCGGAAGAAAACCCTGCTTGTAAACGTTGAACACCTCACTCATACGATACACCTCACTCATACGATACACCTCGTGCATATATGACGCCCAATTAAGGCGAGAGTAGGCGCAACACGCAATGGCGTGGCAACAAGGATAATGCAGTGCCTGAAAGTGGCCACAGTCGCATCTGTGATCTTTAAGGGAAACTCTATAGCTACCGAGCGAAAAGCGTCCGGTCGGTGTTGACTTGGCCATGGTGTACTGCGATTGATGCCTGTCGTATAAAGTGACGGTGAAGCACCTAGAGTCTCTGAGATTCCGATCAATTTCCTTGGCCAACGCCTGACAAAATTCATTACTAGATCCAAGTTGTGCCTCTGCTGTCTGTCCCCGTACCACAAATAGCTGAGCAAGCCTCCCGTAAGTTGACTGAACCAACGATGTGACCGGGAGGTTGCGAGTTCCCTTTAAAAACGAGTTTACACATTCACTGATGTTGGTTGTAATGTGCCCGAAACGTCTACCACTATCCTCATGTTGGGTCCATTTGTCGTACTCCATCCGGTTGGCCCATTCACACATTGCTGGATTCTCAGTCCGCATGATGTCAAACTAGTAATAAAACTCTGCTTCATTCTTTGCGTAGGCAGCATTCACCAACATCCTTCTTGAGTCCTTACCTTTGAAAGTTAGGGCAAAATTCGCAGCAACATGCCGAATACAGTACGCTCAGAAAGCACGTGGAGGCAGCCACCCAGTCTCAGGTGCCTCAAGCGCTGCCTTGATACCATTATGCCTGTCAGAGATAACAAGGATACCCTCCTGAGGAGTCACATGCTCTCGTAGGTTGGACAAGAAAAATGACCACGACTCTGTATTTTCTCCTTCCACAAGGGCGAATGCTATCGGAAGGATGTTCGAATTCCCATCCTACGTTATCGCCAACAGCAGCGTCcctccatacttgccatacaaGTGGGTACTGTCAATACTGACGAggggcttgcaatgacggaatgcctcgatacaGGGTGGGAATGTCCAGAATAGTCGGTGAAAGTACACCGTCGACTCATCAACCTCACCACGAAGCTGAACAGGAGAGGTCTTCAACACGGTTATTGTTCCAGCCATTGTTGACTGTACTCCTAGCATCCAACGTGGTAACTCTGTGTACGACTCTTCCCAATCTCCATATATTTGTGCCACTGCCTTCTGCTTGGCCATCTAAACCTTTCTGTAACTAGGCCTGAAACCGTAATCGGCTTCTGTAGCTTGTTGCAATACCTTTACCGTAACCGCAGCATCCGCCCTAACCAACGGAAGAATCCTCGCACAGATAACGTGGTAATCCAGATGACggtgatcactggaaatagaggttGCCAAGCATGTGTGTGGCCCGTTGTACTTCCTAACCTCCCAAGTGCCCTTTCGTGCACGCAGCGCAACGCGAATCAACCAAGTACAACCCTTGCcgaattgctttcatttttcatgATACTTCAGATGATCTGATTCGATGACTCTGTACTCAACACCTCGCCGGATGTTAAAGTCCTTCACACTCAGCACAACCTCATCTTTATTCTAGAAAGATTGCCCAATCTGAAATTCTATAGAAGAGCCCCCGACCGTGTTACCACCGTCCTCCTGTTGACCCAGAACGTCCAAGTTTAGTGTGAAGAAGTGTGGAGGGTACTGTTGAGAAGCAGAACTTGAAGGCCCATGCTGCGCATGTGGATTGGCATCTGTGTCATCGTCGCTGTCCCCGATGATATCAACAGGCTCCTGGTCAGAGTCATCATCACACATTCCATTCTCTACTCGATCAGGTTCAACAAAGCCTTGCATATAAGGTAACTGGCTACCATCGGTGCCCACGACATAAGCCTGCTCAAAGACTGCTGCATTCTCCAACTATACAGAATCAACAACTTCCGTTCGGTCTAAATCAGCCGCAAACGTAGGGGATCCGACTGGCGGAAGATACGGTCTGACCGCAGGCATCGAACTAGACGCACCTCCTGCGGCAGTTGAGCTATGAACTGGAGCTGAAGCCCCAgaactattgatgagcggataatttgtacgctttttggcattgtttttagtatgtttttagtatgatctagttagtttttagtatatttttattagtttttagtcaaaattcacttttctggactttactacaagtttgtgtgtttttctgtgatttcaggtattttctggctgaaattgagggacctgagcaaaaatctgattcagagactaaaaaggactgcatatgctgttggattctgacctccctgcactcgaagtggattttctggagctacagaagcccaattggcgcgctctcaacggcgttggaaagtagacagcctgggctttccagcaatatatgatagtccatactttgctcaagatttgatggcccaaaccggcgttcaaagtcaccctcaggaattccagcgttaaacgccggaactggcacaagaatgggagttaaacgcccaaactggcataaaagctggcgtttaactccaagaagagtctctacacgaaaatgcttcattgctcagaccaagcacacaccaagtgggcccggaagtggatttttatgtcatttactcatctctgtacaccctaggctactagttttctataagtaggacattatactattgtattttcatcttggtatctTTGGATCTGagatcatcttggttcttctggttccctctctgggaccgaaaccaatgatcacttttgttcttatgtattttcaacagtggagtttctacacaccatagattaaggtgtggagctctgctgtacctcgagtattaatgcaattactattgttcttctattcaattccgcttgttcttgttctaagatatcacttgttcttcaacttgatgaatgtgatgatccgtgacactcatcatcattctcacctatgaacgtgtgactgacaaccacctccattctaccttcgattgggtgaatatctcttggattcctgatacacgatgcatggttgatcgcctgacaaacgagtgctcgcctgacaaacgagccagccattccgtgagatcagagtcttcgtggtataggctagaactgatggcggcattcaagagaatccgaaaggtctaaccttgtctatggtattctgagtaggattcaatgattgaatgactgtgacgtgcttcaaactcctgagggcggggagttagtgacagacgcaaaagaatcactggattctattccggcctgatcgagaactgacagatggatagccgtgccgtgacagggtgcgttgaacatttctactgagaggatgggaggtagccactgacaacggtgaaacccttgcttaagcttgccatggaaaggagtaagaaggattggatgaagacagtaggaaagcagagagacggaagggaaggcatcttcatacgcttatctgaagttcctaccaatgaattacataagtatctctatctttatctttatgttttatgcgtttatcaccatacccatttgagtttgcctgactaagatttacaaggtaaccatagcttgcttcataccaacaatctccgtgggatcgacccttactcgcgtaaagtttattacttggacgacccagtgcacttgctggttagttgtgcgaagttgtgtttatgccatggtattgagcaccaagtttttggggttcattatcggggattatgagagttgtgaaaagtattgttcacaatttcgcgcaccaagtttttggcgccgttgccggggattgttcgagttttcggcaagcttttgtccggtaacatcagtgccaaatttctgatccggcaacagcaccaagtttttggcgccgttgccggggattgttgagtttggacaactgacggttcatcttgttgcttagattaggtatttttttcgaaattcttgaagatggattctagagtttcatgatgatttgttgaaatctggctggctgtgaagccatgtctaatttcattggaccgaggtttcagcTTATCATcataagagcttgttgatttctatcaatcttgcttttggagcagtgatctgctaaggcttggctggcctttggccatgtctagtgttttggaccgaagctttctttgaaagcttggctggctgtgaagccatgtctaattcctggaacggagtcttagactagcattgcactgattcctggaattctcattaagaattttgatatctttttccacttaattttcgaaaatccaaaaaaattacaaaatcataaaactcaaaaatttcttgtttgagtctagtgtctcattttaagtttggtgtcaattgcatgcattcattcatgtgtcttaaggatcttcaattaattcttgatgatttcttactctaatctttgaattctcttgacttgagtgttttgtgtgtctcatatgcattttcattagtgtcagtagtatacaaactgctaagtttggtgtcttgcatgcattgttatttgattcttgttgcattttgatttttccttattattaaaaatccaaaaatattttttatttgtgtcttctcaagtcaataacacagagaattgaaggttcagaacatacagcagaggaactacacagaaaaagctgggcgttcaaaacgcccagtgaagaaggacagactggcgtttaaacgccagccagggtacctggttgggcgtttaacgcccaaaaaggtatagttttgggcgttaaacgccagaatgtgcaccattctgggcatttaacgccaggatggcactagagggaagattttgttttcaaatcaattttttttttcaagttttcaaagtttttcaaaatcaaatctttttcaaatcatatcttttcaatcaaatctttttcaaaatcaatttctttcttttttcaaagatacttgctatcaattaatgatttgattcaacatatcaagtatgttgccttttctgttgagaaaggtttaatgtttgaatcatatcttttcttgatagccaagtcattaattttttttaaatcaaatctttttaaaaatgtttttcaaatcatatcttctcaatcacatctttttaaagcTAATCATATTCTCTtgaccacatctttttcaaaatagctttcaatcaaatctttttgatttctaatttcaaaaatctttttcaaaaatcacttgatctcttttccactttcattttcaaaaattcttaaagtttttcaaaaaggttttcaaaatcttttacttaattttcaaaaattacttcccttcttctcacatccttctatttatggactaacactattccttaatgcaaaattcgaactccatcttctttgataagttcaaattttctacttctgtcttctatttttcttttcctctgacacctaaaggaatctctatactgtgacatagaggattccacattttcttgttcccttctctttcttatgagcaggagcaaggacaaaagcattcttgttgaggctgatcctgaacctgaaaggaccttgaagagaaagctaagagaagccaaagcacaactctctgtagaggacctaacagaaatcttcaaagaagaagaacctatggcagccgaaaacaacaacaatgccaacaatgcaaggaaggtgctgggtgactttactgcacctactcccgacttttatgggagaagcatctctatccctgccattggagcaaacaactttgagcttaagcctcaattagtttctctaatgcaacagaattgcaagttccatggacttccattggaagatcctcatcagtttttagctgaattcttgcaaatctgtgacactgtcaagactaatggggttgaccctgaaatctacagacttatgctattcccttttgctgtaagagacagagctaggacatggttggactcacaacctaaagaaagcttggactcttgggaaaagctagtcaatgccttcttggcaaagttctttccacctcaaaaattgagtaagcttagagtggaagtccaaaccttcagatagaaggaaggagaatccctctatgaagcttgggaaagatacaaacaattaatcagaaagtgtccttctgacatgctttctgaatggagcattataggtatttcctatgatggtctctctgaactgtccaagatgtctttggatagctctgctggaggatctcttcatctgaagaagacgcctacagaagctcaagagctgattgaaatggttgcaaataaccaattcatgtacacttctgaaaggaatcctgtgaacaatgggactagtcagaagaaaggagttcttgagattgacactctgaatgccatattggctcagaacaaaatattgactcaacaagtcaatatgatttctcatagtctatctggaatgcaaaatgcaccaagcagtactaaggaagcttcatctgaggaagaagcttatgatcctgagaacccttcaatagaagaggtgaattacatgggagaaccctatggaaacacctataatccttcatggagaaatcacccaaatctctcatggaaggatcaacagagacctcaacaaggtttcaacaataataatggtggaagaaacagatttagcaatagcaagccttttccatcatcttctcagcaacagacagagagttctaagcagaataactctgacttagcaaccatggtctctgatctaatcaaaaccactcaaagtttcatgactgaaacaaggtcctccattagaaacttggaaggacaagtgggtcagctgagcaagagaattactgaactccctcccagtactcttccaagcaatacagaagaaaatccaaaaggagagtgcaaggccatcaacatggccgaattttgggaggaaggagaggcagtgaacgccactgaggaagacctcaatggacgtccactggcctctaatgagttccccaatgaggaaccatgggaatctgaggctcaaaatgagaccatagagattccattggacttacttctgccattcatgagctctgatgagtattcttcctctgaagaggatgagtatgtcactgaagagcaagttgctaaataccttggagcaatcatgaagctaaatgacaagttatttagaaatgagacttgggaggatgaaccccctttgctcaccaaagaactggatgacttgtctaggcagaaattacctcaaaagagacaagatcctgggaagttttcaatgccttgtaccataggcaccatgaccttcaagaaggccttgtgtgacttagggtcaagtgtaaacctcatgcctctctctgtaatggagaagctagggatctttgagatgcaagctgcaaaaatctcactagagatggcagacaattcaagaaaacaagcctatggacttgtagaggatgttctagtaaaaattgaagaccattacatccctactgatttcatagtcctagagactgggaagtgcatggatgaatccatcatccttggcagacccttcctagccacaacaaaggctgtgattgatgttgatagaggagagttgatcattcaagtgaatgaagaatccttggtgtttaaggcccaaggatatccctctgtcaccatggagaggaagcatgaagagctcctctcaacacagagccaaacagagcccccacagtcaaactctaagtttggtgttgggaggacacaaccaaactctaagtttggtgttgaacccccacattcaaaatctaagtttggtgttgggagattccaacattgctctgaatatatgtgaggctccatgagagtcctctgtcaagctattgacattaaagaagcgcttgttgggaggcaacccaatgttatattttata contains:
- the LOC112722989 gene encoding uncharacterized protein; this encodes MAKQKAVAQIYGDWEESYTELPRWMLGVQSTMAGTITVLKTSPVQLRGEVDESTVYFHRLFWTFPPCIEAFRHCKPLVSIDSTHLYGKYGGTLLLAITHNGIKAALEAPETGWLPPRAF
- the LOC114924692 gene encoding uncharacterized protein; amino-acid sequence: MRTENPAMCEWANRMEYDKWTQHEDSGRRFGHITTNISECVNSFLKGTRNLPVTSLVQSTYGRLAQLFVVRGQTAEAQLGSSNEFCQALAKEIDRNLRDSRCFTVTLYDRHQSQYTMAKSTPTGRFSLGSYRVSLKDHRCDCGHFQALHYPCCHAIACCAYSRLNWASYMHEVYRMSEVYRMSEVFNVYKQGFLPPIPEGLWPPYDGPTIILDPNMRRTKEGRPRATRIRGSMDQSLENQPKRCGLCRQPGHTRKNCDQRRHTAGGMPRSHAVYYVVLVVLVVL